The following coding sequences are from one Musa acuminata AAA Group cultivar baxijiao chromosome BXJ1-6, Cavendish_Baxijiao_AAA, whole genome shotgun sequence window:
- the LOC135677725 gene encoding basic blue protein-like, giving the protein MAGRSYIAALALVCLCLFYHLEITAAAEIPVGDSDGWSFDVGSWPNGKTFKAGDVLVFKYGQGAHNVVVVDAEGYDSCTSKSGSKTYTSGNDKITLAKGTSYFICSYPGHCDAGMKIKVVAN; this is encoded by the exons ATGGCTGGTAGAAGCTACATCGCTGCCTTGGCGCTCGTCTGCCTGTGCCTCTTCTACCACCTGGAGATCACTGCGGCCGCGGAGATCCCCGTAGGAGACTCTGATGGTTGGAGCTTTGACGTCGGGAGCTGGCCCAACGGCAAGACCTTCAAAGCAGGCGACGTCCTCG TGTTCAAATACGGGCAGGGAGCGCATAACGTGGTGGTGGTCGATGCCGAAGGCTATGATAGCTGCACATCCAAGTCTGGCTCCAAGACCTACACATCTGGGAACGATAAGATCACTCTGGCTAAAGGAACCAGTTATTTCATCTGCTCCTATCCTGGTCACTGTGATGCCGGCATGAAGATTAAA